The following proteins come from a genomic window of Deltaproteobacteria bacterium IMCC39524:
- the rnhA gene encoding ribonuclease HI, with the protein MSKPAEKLVEIFSDGACSGNPGPGGWGTVLRCGDYEKEFSGYDPETTNNRMELIGAIAGLEALKRPCQVRVTTDSQYVKKGMTEWIDGWVKRGWKNSQKKPVANRDLWERLLELTDPHEVEWCWVRGHDGHAENERCDALARAAIETARDGL; encoded by the coding sequence ATGAGTAAACCTGCAGAGAAACTGGTGGAAATCTTCTCCGACGGTGCCTGCTCCGGTAACCCGGGGCCGGGTGGCTGGGGAACGGTTCTGCGCTGTGGCGATTATGAAAAAGAGTTCTCCGGTTATGACCCGGAGACCACTAATAACCGCATGGAGTTGATCGGTGCGATCGCCGGCCTGGAAGCCTTGAAGCGACCCTGTCAAGTCAGGGTGACCACCGATTCACAGTATGTAAAAAAAGGTATGACCGAGTGGATTGATGGTTGGGTCAAGCGCGGCTGGAAAAATTCCCAGAAGAAGCCGGTGGCCAACCGTGATCTTTGGGAGCGCCTGCTGGAATTGACCGACCCGCACGAGGTTGAGTGGTGCTGGGTACGGGGGCACGACGGCCACGCTGAAAACGAGCGCTGCGATGCCCTGGCAAGGGCAGCGATAGAGACGGCACGGGATGGGCTTTAA
- a CDS encoding PEP/pyruvate-binding domain-containing protein, translating to MNNRWVTTGFDGLDEILDGLRMGDNVVWKVDSIEDYQYFVTPYVKQALAEKRKVVYFRFGQHPPVIDPKLPIETYVLDPREGFETFACAIHEIATEKGVGAFYVFDCLSDLLSAWVTDHMIANFFHVTCPYLFKLDTVAYFALLRNRHAHKTIARIRETTQVLLELHNREGQRYVHPLKVWERHSPTMFLPHRQTGDSFVPLANSLEATELLSKAYRQVQDAGSRRLDHWHRLFLQAEELNSEKVSQQEQEKMVAHLCRHLIGREDNILNLARRYFTLSDLLSYKARMIGTGFIGGKAVGMLLARRILETQPDADWSERLEQHDSFFVGSNVYYSYIVNNGWWELYAAQKTPEGYFEAGAELHQKMLTGSFPEQLREDFMSMLDYYGQYPIIVRSSSLLEDGFGNAFAGKYDSFFCANQGSPEDRYNAFEDAVRKVFSSTMSEDALTYRKQRGLDQQVEQMGLLVQRVSGSYHKNYYFPELAGVGISYNTFVWDKHMDPKAGMLRLVLGLGTRAVDRVEGDYPRIVALDEPMKLPLKGYEDIRRFSQKDVDLVNISENDLQSLPLFNLVSEGIDLNLECYGVPDQETISRLKERGRPAQDVWLLTFEHLLKKTDFPVRMQLLLKTLEKAYQYPVDIEFTVNKTKNGASKINLLQCRPLQTKGLKKRISIPSEIEPEKVFFSADGGFMGGNSALPIKRIIWVDAKQYSQLSLSDKHEVARLIGRLNRRIKDREQQPTLLLGPGRWGTSTPSLGVPVKFSEINNMAAIGEVAFAEGDLMPELSFGSHFFQDLVEADIFYLALFPDTFPCTLNSAWLYQRTNLLEGLMPSSSRFKPVVKVVDVQPENLLMLADVVTQQLRCFWVEQI from the coding sequence ATGAACAACAGATGGGTGACAACTGGTTTCGATGGTCTTGATGAAATCCTTGATGGCTTGCGGATGGGCGACAACGTCGTCTGGAAGGTTGATAGCATTGAAGATTATCAGTACTTCGTCACTCCTTATGTAAAGCAGGCCCTTGCCGAGAAGCGAAAGGTTGTCTATTTCCGCTTTGGCCAGCACCCCCCTGTGATTGACCCAAAATTGCCTATTGAAACCTATGTGCTCGATCCGCGCGAAGGTTTCGAGACCTTTGCCTGTGCTATTCACGAAATTGCCACCGAAAAAGGCGTTGGCGCCTTCTACGTCTTCGATTGCCTCTCTGACCTGTTGTCAGCCTGGGTCACCGATCATATGATCGCCAACTTTTTCCACGTCACCTGCCCTTACCTGTTCAAGCTTGATACGGTGGCCTATTTCGCCCTGTTGCGCAATCGTCACGCCCACAAAACCATCGCCCGCATTCGTGAGACGACCCAGGTTCTGCTGGAACTGCACAACCGTGAAGGGCAACGATATGTACACCCGCTCAAAGTCTGGGAGCGACATTCCCCGACCATGTTCCTGCCACATCGACAGACCGGTGACAGCTTTGTCCCCCTTGCCAACAGCCTTGAAGCAACTGAGCTTCTGTCTAAAGCCTATCGTCAGGTTCAGGATGCCGGCAGTCGTCGTCTCGACCACTGGCATCGCCTCTTTTTGCAAGCGGAGGAACTGAATTCTGAAAAGGTCTCGCAGCAGGAGCAGGAAAAGATGGTGGCACATCTTTGTCGTCACCTGATTGGTCGCGAAGACAATATCCTCAACCTGGCGCGGCGCTATTTTACACTCAGCGATCTGCTTTCCTACAAAGCGCGCATGATTGGCACCGGGTTTATCGGCGGCAAGGCGGTCGGTATGCTACTGGCGCGGCGCATTCTGGAAACCCAGCCGGATGCGGATTGGTCTGAACGACTGGAGCAGCACGATTCTTTCTTTGTCGGGTCAAACGTCTATTACTCTTATATTGTCAATAATGGTTGGTGGGAGCTCTATGCGGCACAGAAAACACCGGAAGGCTATTTTGAGGCCGGTGCCGAACTCCATCAGAAGATGTTGACAGGATCTTTCCCGGAACAGTTACGGGAAGATTTTATGAGCATGCTCGATTATTACGGGCAATATCCGATTATTGTCCGTTCAAGCTCATTGCTGGAAGACGGATTTGGCAACGCTTTTGCCGGCAAATACGACAGTTTTTTTTGTGCCAACCAGGGCTCGCCGGAAGATCGATACAATGCCTTCGAAGATGCCGTTCGCAAGGTTTTCTCCAGCACCATGAGCGAAGACGCCCTGACCTATCGCAAGCAACGCGGTCTTGATCAACAGGTGGAGCAGATGGGCCTTCTTGTTCAGCGTGTGTCCGGCTCTTACCATAAAAATTATTACTTCCCGGAATTGGCCGGTGTCGGCATTTCTTACAATACCTTTGTCTGGGACAAGCATATGGATCCGAAAGCCGGTATGCTGCGGCTGGTTCTTGGGCTTGGCACACGTGCGGTTGATCGGGTCGAGGGAGATTATCCACGGATTGTCGCTCTTGACGAGCCGATGAAGCTGCCACTCAAAGGTTATGAAGATATTCGCCGTTTTTCCCAGAAGGATGTCGATCTGGTCAATATCAGCGAGAATGACCTGCAATCGCTGCCACTGTTCAACCTGGTCAGTGAAGGCATTGACCTGAACCTGGAGTGTTATGGTGTTCCGGACCAGGAAACCATTTCCCGATTAAAAGAGCGTGGGCGGCCGGCTCAAGATGTCTGGCTCCTGACCTTTGAGCACCTGCTGAAAAAAACGGACTTCCCTGTGAGAATGCAGCTGTTGCTCAAGACCCTTGAAAAAGCTTATCAGTACCCTGTTGATATAGAATTTACCGTTAACAAAACGAAGAATGGCGCGTCCAAAATCAATCTGTTGCAATGCCGGCCACTGCAGACCAAGGGGTTAAAAAAACGAATCAGTATTCCAAGTGAGATCGAACCGGAAAAGGTCTTCTTTAGTGCGGATGGCGGCTTTATGGGTGGCAATTCGGCATTGCCTATTAAACGGATAATCTGGGTTGATGCCAAACAGTACTCACAGTTGTCCCTTTCCGATAAACACGAAGTTGCTCGCTTGATTGGCCGTCTTAATAGGCGTATCAAGGATCGCGAACAACAACCGACTCTGCTGCTCGGTCCGGGGCGTTGGGGAACCTCCACACCGTCGCTGGGCGTTCCGGTCAAGTTTTCGGAGATAAACAATATGGCTGCCATCGGTGAAGTTGCCTTTGCTGAAGGGGACCTGATGCCTGAACTTTCTTTTGGCTCACATTTTTTTCAAGATCTGGTTGAAGCCGATATCTTCTATCTGGCATTGTTCCCGGACACTTTCCCTTGCACGTTGAACAGTGCCTGGCTTTATCAGCGCACCAACCTGCTGGAAGGCTTGATGCCAAGCAGCAGTCGGTTCAAGCCTGTTGTCAAGGTTGTCGATGTTCAGCCGGAAAATTTACTGATGTTGGCTGATGTTGTAACGCAGCAATTGAGGTGTTTCTGGGTTGAGCAGATATGA
- the ndhC gene encoding NADH-quinone oxidoreductase subunit A, whose product MSPATAPSQLMATPPEFESYLALGIYGGIAIFLVAVLLLLSWGLGHKTRSRQKQEPYESGILPLDNARLKGPVPFYLVAIFFVIFDVEVLFVASWAVAYERLGWSGYAHVCFFIFILFLGLVHIWKTGGLDWEPRAQRERRRAQNDQRRAKGSAS is encoded by the coding sequence ATGTCACCTGCGACAGCCCCCTCACAGCTGATGGCGACGCCACCCGAATTCGAGTCTTACCTGGCTCTGGGAATCTATGGTGGTATAGCCATTTTCCTGGTTGCGGTTCTTTTGCTGCTCTCCTGGGGGCTTGGCCACAAGACCCGTTCCCGTCAGAAGCAGGAGCCTTACGAGTCGGGCATTCTGCCTCTCGACAATGCCCGCCTTAAAGGCCCGGTGCCCTTTTACCTGGTTGCGATCTTCTTTGTTATCTTCGATGTCGAGGTCCTCTTTGTCGCCTCCTGGGCGGTTGCCTATGAGCGGCTCGGTTGGTCTGGTTATGCCCACGTCTGTTTTTTCATCTTCATCCTTTTCCTTGGCCTGGTACATATCTGGAAAACCGGTGGACTCGACTGGGAACCGCGAGCCCAGCGCGAGCGGCGCAGGGCGCAGAATGATCAGCGCAGAGCAAAGGGGAGCGCATCATGA